The DNA window CGCAGGCGTGTCAGGCCGAATTCGCCGAGCAGTCGTTCGAGTTCGGCGGCCCGCGTTTGCCGGTCGGGCTCGACCAGTTCGAGCACGGCTTCGATGTTCTGCTCCACCGTGAGGCCGCGAAAGATGCTCGTCTCCTGCGGCAGATAGCCTAGCCCGAGGATCGCGCGCCGATACATGGGCAAGGTGGTCACATCCTCGCCGTCCATCAGGATGCGGCCCGAATCGGGCTTCACCAGCCCCATGATCGAATAGAAGCAGGTCGTCTTGCCCGCGCCGTTCGGCCCGAGCAGGCCGAGCACTTCGCCCTTCGCCACCGTAAGCGAAATGTCGGTCAGCACCGCGCGCTTGTCATAGCTCTTGGCGATCGAGATGACCTCGAGCCCGCCTTCGTGCAGCGATGGGTGCGCACCTTGCCCATCGGCGGAAGCGGCCGCTGCGGGCTCCTCGATCGCGGATGACTTGTCCATGGCCGCACGCCTTAGCATCCATGACGGACCATGTAAGGGCGTTGATCGCGAATTTGGCAGGATTTTTGCTAACAAGGTATGGGCGCGCCCTTTCC is part of the Erythrobacter litoralis genome and encodes:
- the lptB gene encoding LPS export ABC transporter ATP-binding protein, which gives rise to MDKSSAIEEPAAAASADGQGAHPSLHEGGLEVISIAKSYDKRAVLTDISLTVAKGEVLGLLGPNGAGKTTCFYSIMGLVKPDSGRILMDGEDVTTLPMYRRAILGLGYLPQETSIFRGLTVEQNIEAVLELVEPDRQTRAAELERLLGEFGLTRLRDAPAMALSGGERRRCEIARALAAKPSIMLLDEPFAGIDPLSINDIRDLVKDLKGRGIGVLITDHNVRETLDIVDRACIIYGGQVLFAGSPQELVADENVRRLYLGESFTL